The following nucleotide sequence is from Paraburkholderia flava.
ACAAACTTGCGCTCGGCAAAAATCACTTCACGCGACAGACCGATGCCGTGCGCCGGCAGCGTCGTGTTGTAACCGCGCTCGCTGTCGAGCAGCACGCGATCGCCGATCGACTCCGCCAGCGCAGCGGACCACGCGCCCGTCGCGACAACGACGTGACGGCCCGTCACGCGTTCGCCGGTCGCGGTGACGGCGGCCGGTATCGATGCATCGCTCACATCGAGCGACGTCACCGCACTTTCGACCAACGTTGCACCGAGTTGCCGCACGCGCTCGCGCAACTGCGTCACGAGACGCTTCGGGTCGCCGATATGCGACCAGTCGTCGAGAAACACGCCATGACGAAAAACCGGCGCGAGCGACGGCTCGCAGACGCGAATTTCGTCCGCGGACATCGCACGCCAGCGCACGCCGAGTTCGCGCTTGAATGCCCATTCGTGTTGATCGGCTGCAAACGCTTCGTCGGTCTCGTAGACCGTCAGCGCGCCACGGCGATAAAAGCATTCCATCGCGCCGATGTCGGTGAACATCGGAATGAGATCGTCATAGACGCGATTGTTCAGCTTCGCCAGTGCCAGCGAGATTTCACGGAAGCGCTCCTTGTTCGATGCGCGCCGAAACGCGAGGAACCACGGCAACGCGGAGGGGAAATGTTTCCAGTCGAGCGACAGCGGACCGAGCGGATCGAACAGCCACTTCAGCACCTGTATCGACAGACCGTTCACGGCAATCGGCGTGCTCTCGGTAACGGCAATACCGCCCGCGTTGCCATGCGACGTCCGGTCGCCGTCGAAGTCGCGATCGACGAGCGTGACCGTCGCGCCGTCGCGCAGCGCGGACCACGCACACGCGAGACCGACTATTCCGCTACCGATCACCACGACGTCGGGGGTTGCCTGAGAAGTTCGAGCTTGCTGGATCATTTCAGTGAATCGAGGTATTGCACAACCGTCTGGGCCTCCATGGCCCCTGCAGCACCAGGCTGCGACTGCGATAACGTTTTAAAGAAAGCGAGGCGCGATCTTCTGCCGCCCCGCCACAAGCGCTACACCTGTTCCATGAATTCCGGATCGTCGAGACCGCGCAGCCTGTGAACCTGGTCTTCGAGCGGTGAAACGGCCAGCTGCGCGAACACGAGCGCCACGGCAAGATCGGCATCGTCATACAGGCCCGCCTCGCCGAGCAGGTTCATCGTACCCAGCGTGACACCGTTCTTGCGCACAGGAATGTTCAGCACGCTTTCGCATCCGATCGACCACAGCACCCGATACTCCGAGAACACCGCCTGAATGTCTTCGCGCGTCGAGCCGATGAATATCTCGCCGTGCCGAAGCACCTGATCCGACCAGCGGCTTTGCGTCACCCGCTTGAGACCGCCGATTGGATTGATGTCGAGTCGATTGCTATGCAAACGTCCGAGCCGGCTCGACGCTTCGTCATAAGCCAGCACCGTGAAGAGCTTCTGTCCGAAGGCTTCGGTAAGGCCACGCTCGAACTCGTTCCACACGAGATCGGCGTGGCCGGCCGGCTGCTGTTCCTGCTGCATCCGTGCAATGCGTTCGATCGCATGGAAAGCGGATGCGTGGTTGGTACCGGTCACGAACACCCCTTATTTCGCGGTTCGAAATGCGGCGCCCTGCGCATCGGAACGCGCGAGGCCGTATTCGGTTTCGGAAATTTCCTCGAGCGTTTTGCCGCTCGTCGATACGCCGAGGATGATCACGGCGAGCGCACCGATCAGCAGAATGATGGTCGTCATCCCGAACACGCCGGCGAAGCCCCACAGCGGATAGATATAGCCGACCAGCATCGGCGAGCAGATCGCCCCGATGCGGCCGAATGCGGAGGCCGTGCCCATCCCGGTTGCGCGCAGATGAGTCGGAAATACCTCGGGCGTGTACGCATATTCGCCCGCGTTCACGCCGTTCATCGCGAAGGACATGAAGACCGACGCGAGCACGATCGACGTGTCGCTGCCCGCATTGGCCAGCCAGAGCCCGGCGATACACGCCATCGCCATGTACGCGACGATCGTCGCCTTGCGCCCGAGCTTTTCGCAGAAATACGCCGACGAGTAGTAGCCCGGAATCTGCGCGAGGTAGATCACGATCGAGATCGAAAAGCTCTTCGTGATCGTCATCCCGTGCTGAACGAGCAGGCCCGGAATCCACACGAAGAACGCGTACGAGCAGAACGTCACCGACAGCCACAGGCACCAGGTCATCAGCGTCGTTCTGGCGAGCGGTGGTTTCCACAGCAGCTTCAGGTTGCCGAAGAAGGAACCCGCTTGATCCAGATCCGCGATGCTGCCCGCGACGGGCACCACCGGCGGCAACGTCACGCCCGAGCGTTCGACCTGCCGCTCGATGTCCGACACCACCGCTTCGGCCTCGGCATGACGCCCGCGAATCTCGAGCCAGCGCGGCGACTCGTGCAGCGAACGCCGCCACCACAGCAGCACGACGACAGGAAGCGACACGATCACGAGCGCGATGCGCCAGCCTTCGGGATTCAGCGGAATCACGAAGTAACCGATCAACGCGGCGGCCACGAAGCCGAACGAGAAGAAGCCGGCCAACGCAGCGGTAAATGCGCCCCGATAACGGTTGCTGACGAACTCGACGAGGAACGGCGCGATGATCGCCCCTTCAGCGCCCATACCGATGCCGGCCACCGCCCGCAGCAGCGCAAAGGTATGCCAGTCGTTCACGAACGCGTTGGCGAACGTCAGCACGCAGAAAAACGTCAGCGCCCACATCATCACGACGCGACGCCCGAAGCGATCCCCGAGCAGGCCGGCAAACAGCGCGCCGACCAGAAAGCCAACATACGTGCTGCTGCCGAGCAGACCCGTTTCGAAACTCGTCAGATGCCAGCGCGTGCGAACGACGGGCAGGATGAACGCGATGATGGCTGCGTCGATCGCTTCGAACATGAAGCCCAGACCGCCCATCAACAGCAGCTTGAAGTGAAACCGGCTGAACGGCAGGCGTTCGAGCCGGGCGGCAATCGGAGACATGGCGTTGCTCCCGAAAATGAGGATCGACCGGTGAGGTACATTGCCGGTCGAGTTCGATAACAATATCCTGGATCCAAAATCCGAAGTCAAGGGCGGGTAAACCTAGCGTTAGCCTTATCAGCTCACAGCGCAAGCGAAGACCTTAGGGGAAAGAAAACCTGGAAACAGCGGCGAACGGCGACCTGACTGCTCGCCGACGATGGAGCGATAAAGGACAGTGTGGCGACGGCCTGCTTGCCGGTCGAGTCGAGGAAGAAGTTTGGCGACGTACGAGCGTGTCGACGCCGGTGCACCGTGAGTTCCCGCCGAAGACGACGCCACGCCCCGACGCTTTGTGAGCCCGTCCCCTCACACGAGACTGCCCACAAAGCAACCATCCCTATCAGTTAAGACGTTTCAACTCACCATCGTCCGCATACCAGTCGACAGTTTTGCCGCTCGTATTGATAGTCACCGCGCGCGGTTCGCTGAACTGATCGAACGATTCGACGCCCGTCTCGCGCCCCACGCCGCTGTTCTTGAAACCACCCCAGGGCGACGCCGGGTCGAGCCGGTGGTGATCGTTGACCCAGACCATGCCGAACTCGAGCTTGCTCGCGACGCGATGCGCGCGCGCGACGTCCTGCGTCCACACGGAAGCTGCGAGGCCGAACTGCGTATCGTTGGCGATGCGAATGGCGTCCGCTTCGTCGTCGAAGGGCATGACGACTGTGACCGGTCCGAACACTTCGTCCTGACCGATTTCCGAACGCGGATCAACGTCATACATTACGGTCGGCTCGATGAAAAATCCCTGCTTCAGATGCGACGGCACGCCGCCACCCGTCAGCACTTTTGCGCCCGC
It contains:
- a CDS encoding NAD(P)/FAD-dependent oxidoreductase, yielding MIQQARTSQATPDVVVIGSGIVGLACAWSALRDGATVTLVDRDFDGDRTSHGNAGGIAVTESTPIAVNGLSIQVLKWLFDPLGPLSLDWKHFPSALPWFLAFRRASNKERFREISLALAKLNNRVYDDLIPMFTDIGAMECFYRRGALTVYETDEAFAADQHEWAFKRELGVRWRAMSADEIRVCEPSLAPVFRHGVFLDDWSHIGDPKRLVTQLRERVRQLGATLVESAVTSLDVSDASIPAAVTATGERVTGRHVVVATGAWSAALAESIGDRVLLDSERGYNTTLPAHGIGLSREVIFAERKFVATPLDIGVRIGGAAEFAGLKAPPNYQRSDALLALGKRFLPGIDDTGAVKWMGHRPATPDSLPVIGRSPRASSVIYAFGHGHLGLTQSATTGALVADLLANRTPGIGLEPYSINRFRN
- a CDS encoding GAF domain-containing protein produces the protein MTGTNHASAFHAIERIARMQQEQQPAGHADLVWNEFERGLTEAFGQKLFTVLAYDEASSRLGRLHSNRLDINPIGGLKRVTQSRWSDQVLRHGEIFIGSTREDIQAVFSEYRVLWSIGCESVLNIPVRKNGVTLGTMNLLGEAGLYDDADLAVALVFAQLAVSPLEDQVHRLRGLDDPEFMEQV
- a CDS encoding MFS transporter produces the protein MSPIAARLERLPFSRFHFKLLLMGGLGFMFEAIDAAIIAFILPVVRTRWHLTSFETGLLGSSTYVGFLVGALFAGLLGDRFGRRVVMMWALTFFCVLTFANAFVNDWHTFALLRAVAGIGMGAEGAIIAPFLVEFVSNRYRGAFTAALAGFFSFGFVAAALIGYFVIPLNPEGWRIALVIVSLPVVVLLWWRRSLHESPRWLEIRGRHAEAEAVVSDIERQVERSGVTLPPVVPVAGSIADLDQAGSFFGNLKLLWKPPLARTTLMTWCLWLSVTFCSYAFFVWIPGLLVQHGMTITKSFSISIVIYLAQIPGYYSSAYFCEKLGRKATIVAYMAMACIAGLWLANAGSDTSIVLASVFMSFAMNGVNAGEYAYTPEVFPTHLRATGMGTASAFGRIGAICSPMLVGYIYPLWGFAGVFGMTTIILLIGALAVIILGVSTSGKTLEEISETEYGLARSDAQGAAFRTAK